One Saccharomycodes ludwigii strain NBRC 1722 chromosome VI, whole genome shotgun sequence DNA segment encodes these proteins:
- the PRE5 gene encoding proteasome core particle subunit alpha 6 (similar to Saccharomyces cerevisiae YMR314W | PRE5 | PRoteinase yscE): MFRNNYDGDTVTFSPTGRLFQVEYALEAIKQGSATVGLRSNKYAVLVALKRNADELSSYQKKIIKCDDHLGLSLAGLAPDARVLSNYLRQQCNYSEMVFNRKLSVEQAGHLLSDKAQKNTQSYGGRPYGVGFLLIGYDNSGTHLIEFQPSGNVLELYGAAIGARSQGAKTYLERVLNDFVKVDEDPEELIKYGVEALKHSLKDETLTTANLSIAIVGKDKDFTILDGEDVTPYL, encoded by the coding sequence atgtttagaAACAATTATGATGGTGATACAGTTACTTTTTCTCCAACGGGTAGACTTTTCCAAGTAGAATATGCATTAGAAGCTATAAAACAAGGTAGTGCTACAGTAGGTTTGCGTTCCAATAAATATGCAGTTTTGGTAgctttaaaaagaaatgcaGATGAATTATCCAGTTATCAAAAGAAGATTATAAAATGTGATGACCATTTAGGGTTGTCCTTAGCCGGGCTAGCACCTGATGCTCGTGTTTTAAGTAATTATCTAAGACAACAATGTAATTACTCAGAAATGGtttttaatagaaaattATCAGTAGAACAAGCGGGTCATTTGCTAAGTGATAAGGCGCAGAAAAATACACAATCTTATGGTGGTAGACCTTATGGTGTtggttttcttttaataggTTATGATAACAGTGGAACACATTTGATAGAATTTCAACCATCTGGTAACGTTTTAGAACTGTATGGTGCTGCTATTGGTGCTCGTTCCCAAGGTGCCAAAACATATTTAGAACGTgttttaaatgattttgtAAAAGTTGATGAAGATCCAGAAGAATTGATTAAATACGGTGTAGAAGCCTTGAAACACTCATTAAAAGATGAAACTTTAACTACTGCAAATTTATCAATTGCAATCGTCGGTAAAGACAAAGACTTTACCATTCTAGATGGCGAAGATGTTACGCCATACTTGTAA
- the TGL3 gene encoding bifunctional triglyceride lipase/lysophosphatidylethanolamine acyltransferase (similar to Saccharomyces cerevisiae YMR313C | TGL3 | TriacylGlycerol Lipase): MPNHKTKWYLEVFFLILNHTPKPIVSFLNVVFEIIGFWWYDVIIRIFRPKSRVLYKQKIEALNKSTSLEDWIFNANEVDKLTGADLWRINFTSKRYDFESVLDQYTAISEAFDKTGDFQTLEHIFTTSSPLMLRNYAGIGDKRLFSKSLLGTKVLIEQYLNKILEILDFFEKNDLSNYGIKNSFYHRCKLSLGTTALILQGGSLFGLYHLGVIKALSINQCLPRIISGSSMGACIAALCCCLEPKKALNIFDADVLVKLIRDDVDLLKECGYGTLDDDLNIGSLIQNIVYKGYSKDVYLVYRFIIKHIVKELTFDESFSVSGRVLNIVVHPDDKGACPNLLNYVTTPNVLISSAIECSLGTEAIPSAKLLCKNIDGEIVEYISGVKVEFYTPQQDIEMLNKTRSPYTRLTELFNVNNFIISLARPYLAPLVTNDLKHEIKTTKYYYYKNQQNHENNSISGKINANTDIHGNTKLTSAENMLVMNGNLEQEDELLAIKMKYHVEKKLKQVLTMELRHRVEVLDMLGLLSPWIKKLTIDEKTPKSATEVTIVPQTNDISVTRIIEGRLDNIPHWILCGERSCWPVLALIKTRCSIEFKLDEIIQLRYEQQIANINARNLYKLT; this comes from the coding sequence ATGCCTAATCATAAAACAAAGTGGTATTTagaagttttttttttaatactaaaTCACACACCCAAACCAATagtatcttttttaaatgttgtTTTCGAAATTATAGGGTTTTGGTGGTACGATGTTATAATAAGAATATTTAGGCCCAAATCCAGAGtattatataaacaaaaaatagagGCTTTGAATAAATCAACAAGCCTAGAAGATTGGATATTTAATGCGAATGAAGTTGATAAATTAACTGGTGCAGATTTATGGAGAATAAATTTCACTTCAAAAAGATATGATTTTGAAAGTGTTTTAGACCAATACACCGCCATATCAGAGGCTTTTGATAAAACAGGCGATTTCCAAACACTAGAACATATTTTCACAACATCAAGCCCCTTAATGTTAAGGAATTACGCGGGTATAGGCGacaaaagattattttctaaaagtTTACTAGGCACAAAAGTTTTAATCGAACAATActtgaataaaattttggaaatattGGATTTTTTCGAAAAAAATGATCTAAGCAACTATGGAATTAAAAACTCTTTTTACCATAGATGCAAATTATCATTGGGCACGACAGCCTTGATTCTACAAGGGGGATCCCTATTTGGATTGTATCATCTAGGCGTGATAAAAGCACTTTCAATTAATCAATGCTTGCCTCGAATTATAAGCGGCAGCTCTATGGGTGCATGCATTGCTGCACTCTGTTGCTGTTTAGAACCTAAAAAGGCtttgaatatatttgatGCAGACGTATTAGTGAAACTAATTAGGGATGATGTTGACTTGTTAAAAGAATGCGGTTATGGAACTTTAGATGATGATTTGAATATTGGCAGTTTGATACAAAACATCGTATACAAGGGGTATTCCAAGGATGTTTATTTAGTTTacagatttattattaagcATATTGTAAAAGAATTGACCTTTGATGAATCGTTTAGTGTTTCAGGTAGAGTTTTAAACATTGTGGTACATCCTGATGACAAGGGTGCATGCCCCAACTTGTTGAATTATGTAACAACGCCAAACGTTTTAATATCTTCTGCTATTGAGTGCAGCTTAGGCACAGAAGCCATTCCGTCTGCAAAACTATTATGCAAAAATATAGATGGAGAAATTGTGGAGTATATATCTGGTGTCAAAGTTGAATTTTATACGCCTCAGCAAGACATTGAAATGTTAAATAAAACCAGAAGTCCTTACACCAGGTTAACAGAGTTGTTTAATgtcaataattttattatctctTTGGCAAGACCATATCTAGCGCCCTTGGTTACTAATGATTTGAAACATGAAATTAAAACGAcaaagtattattattataaaaatcaaCAGAATCATGAAAACAACAGTATTTCTGGTAAAATCAATGCAAACACTGACATTCACGGCAACACTAAGTTGACAAGTGCTGAAAACATGCTTGTTATGAATGGAAATCTCGAACAGGAAGATGAACTATTGGCGattaaaatgaaatacCATGtagagaaaaaattgaaacaaGTATTAACGATGGAATTAAGGCATAGGGTTGAAGTATTGGATATGCTAGGGTTATTGAGCCCTTGGATTAAGAAACTAACTATTGATGAAAAGACACCAAAAAGCGCCACTGAGGTTACAATAGTACCACAAACAAATGATATTTCCGTAACAAGAATCATTGAAGGAAGGTTGGATAATATTCCACACTGGATATTGTGTGGAGAGAGAAGTTGTTGGCCTGTTTTGGCGttaattaaaacaagaTGTAGCattgaatttaaattaGATGAAATTATACAACTGAGGTATGAACAACAAATAGCTAACATAAACGCTAGAAACCTTTATAAGCTTACATAG
- the ELP6 gene encoding Elongator subunit ELP6 (similar to Saccharomyces cerevisiae YMR312W | ELP6 | ELongator Protein) — protein MVQKQDLVIFNDRTVLPDFKNHGHTLTHITHKLGTSPTWLLTALIETHIHGVPLSLNESEKSNGKIPIVNKSPIYISSFIHNESYSEQHFQNKISPQSGYYILPNLMEEIMKCTINTHNNGNNFDGLCSYILKMLKVKKEEQEQQTTIILEEPQLLLALIPNLKARDILLKLITPISQIFQRVIVVTNIELYDNDATAESIEIKKFIQTIFYRSIVQLSLKPLETGRANDVTGTLRITRGGCASAVDNTTFVVENEYLYHVQKKSIKLFYR, from the coding sequence atggtcCAAAAACAAGATTTGGTAATATTTAATGATCGTACTGTTCTACCTGATTTCAAAAATCATGGACACACCTTAACCCATATAACCCATAAACTAGGTACCTCTCCGACATGGTTATTAACTGCACTAATTGAAACACATATTCATGGTGTTCCATTAAGTTTAAATGAATCAGAAAAATCAAATGGAAAGATACCCATTGTGAACAAGTCTCCCATCTATATTTCATCTTTTATCCACAATGAATCGTATTCTGAACagcattttcaaaataaaataagccCACAATCAGGCTACTATATTCTACCCAACCTAATGGAAGAAATTATGAAATGTACTATCAATACCCATAATAATGGGAATAATTTTGATGGATTATGTagttatattttgaaaatgttaaaagtaaaaaaagaagaacaagaacaacaaaCCACTATTATTTTGGAAGAGCCCCAACTTTTATTGGCATTAATCCCAAATCTAAAAGCACGCGATATACTATTAAAGTTGATAACACCCATAAGTCAAATTTTCCAGCGTGTAATTGTAGTCACCAACATAGAATTGTACGATAACGATGCTACAGCAGAATCCATAGAgattaaaaagtttatccaaactattttttataGATCAATAGTTCAATTGAGTTTGAAGCCATTGGAAACAGGTAGAGCAAATGACGTAACGGGCACTTTACGCATAACAAGGGGCGGTTGTGCCTCTGCCGTCGATAACACcacttttgttgttgaaaacGAATACTTGTATCatgttcaaaaaaaatccaTAAAACTATTTTATAGGTAG